The genomic interval TCACTGACCGCGCCCACCAGGGTCGTCTTTCCCACGCCGAAGCCGCCGACGATGACGACCTTGACGGCCGCGGTGGCGGACGCCGGCAGGACGTCCTCGCGCCGCGGCCCCGCGGGGGTGTCGGGGCCGTACGGGGAGGCGTACGGGTCAGAGCTTCTGTAGTCCATTCATCACCGCCTCCAGAAGTCGGACGTCGGGCAGGGCCGCCGCCGGGACCGGGGGGCGGGCCTCCACCTGTCGGCCCGCCAGCAATTCGGTGAGAAGCTGGGTCAGGGTGCTGACCGGCAGCTCCAGATAAGCGGATATCTCCGCGACGGAGAGCGGGTAGTGACACATCCGGACGATGGCCGCGTGCTCCGGCTGGAGACCGGCCTCGGACTCCGTCCGGGACACGATCAGGGTGACGAGATCGAGCTCGGTCCGCCGCTGCTCCGCGCGGTCCTGGCCGCCGGTGAGGATGTACAGCCGGTCCGGACTGCCGGGCGCTGTCGCTGGGTCGGGTCCGGCCCCGTTCATGTCACCGGCCCGCCGACCCGGGGGGGACTGGTGAGGTGCGAGCCGATGCGGGCCACCAGGTCCCGCATCCGCAGGCCCATCAGCTCGGCGTCCACGTCGTCGTCGGCCAGCACGGCGAGATACGCTCCGGCCCCGGCGGCCATGAGGTAGAAGAAACCGCCGTCGACCTCGATGACGACCAGCCGCATCTGTCCGTCCCCGCGCGGATTCGGGAACTCCGCGGCGATGGCGGCGGACAGGCTCTGTAGTCCGGCACACGCGGCGGCGAGACGGTCGGCGACGTCAGGGTCGGTGCCGTGCTGGGCCATGCGCAGGCCGTCCGAGGACAGCACGATCACGTGCCGGGTCTGCGGAACGCCCGTTGCCAGGTCCTTGAGCATCCAGTCCATGTTGAACCGCGGCTGCGTCACTTGGCTACTCTTCCTTGTCTGACGAGAGATCACTGTTCGGCCGGTCGGGATCCGGCTCCGGGAGCTCCCCGTTGATGCCTCTGGTGAAGGCCGCCAGCCACATGCCGGGCTGCTTGGGCGGCTGCTCCGGGAGGCTGTCCCGCTCGGGCCCCGGCTGCACCGGGACGCTCGGCCGGGTGCGCATCGCCTGCTCCCGCTCCCTTTCGCGCTGGGCGGCCGCGGCCCGGCCGAAGGGGAGCGGCGCGGGCCCGCGCCGCCGCCGGCGCTGCGGCAGTCCGCTGTCGCCCAGCGGCGGCGGGATGGGGTGCTCCATCATGGGCGGCGGCGTCTCGGGGCCGGGCGCGGGGATTCGCTGGCCGGGGCGCCGCTTGGACTTGAAGGGGGGCAGCTTGGGGGCGCGGGCGATGTCGCCGCCGGGGTGCTTGCTGGCGGTGATCAGGTCCATGGGGATGACCAGGACCGCCCGCACGCCACCGTAGGCGGAGGGCCGCAGCGACACCAGGAAGTTGTACGAGCGGGCGAGCCGCGCGACGACCGCCAGGCCCAGCCGGGGCGCCTCGCCCAGGTCGTCGAGGTCGAGCTCGCTCTCCTTGGACAGCACCCGGTCGGTGCGGCGCCTGGCCTCGTCGGTCAGGCCGACGCCGGCGTCCTCGATCTCGACCGCGATGCCGGACTGGATGTCCACGGCGGTCAGGTGCACCCGGGTCTGCGGCGGGGAGTAGCGGGTGGCGTTGTCCAGGAGCTCGGCCAGCGCGTGGATCACCGGCTCGACGGCGGGGCCGACCACGGCGACGTCCGCGACGGAGTGCAGGTCGACGCGGCGGTACTCGAGGATCCGGGACATGGCGCCGCGGAGCACGTTGTAGAGCGGGATCTCGTTCTTCCACTGGCGGCCCGGGCGGGAGCCGCCGAGCACGGCGATGCTGTCGGCCAGGCGGCCGGTCAGGGCGTTGCCGTGGTCGAGGTGGAGGAGATCGCCGAAGACGTCCGGGTCGTTGCCGTGCTTGTGCTCCATCTCCCGGATGTCGTAGGCCTGTTGGTGGACGATGGCCTGCACCCGGCGGGCGATGTTGACGAAGGCGCGCTGCGCGGAGTCGCGCATGCTCTCCTCCGCCTGGACCGCCTCGATGACGGACTTCAGCACGGAGCGGTGCGCCGCGGCGTAGCCCGGCTCCAGGTCGTGCGTCGGCAGGGTGTGCCGGAGGATCACCTCCGTGGGCTCACCGCGCTTCAGCAGGCGGACCGCCCGGGGCAGCAGCTCACGGGCCAACCGGAAGGTCTCCGCCTCGTGTTCGTCGAGCCGGTACCGCAGCGCGGTCTCCTGCTCGGCGCACCGGCGGCGCAGGGTGGTGATCACCCGGCCGCGCCGGGCCGCCTCGGAGGCCGCCAGTGCCACCGCGACCGTGGCCGAGGAGCCGCACCAGCCGACGGGGACGCGTGCCTCCGGGGTCACGGCGACCACCGCGGTTCCCGTGCACACCGCCAGCACCAGAGGTGAGATCAGCCATATCAGCGCGGAGACGGGCCGTCGCCGGTCTGACGAGCCAGTACCAACCATCGGGATCCTCGGAACTCTTGGAAACGCAGGAGAAAAAGGGGCGTGGGTGCCGGAGCGCAGCGGTCTTCGCGGTCTCGCGGAGAACGGCGACAGGGCGGCACTCGTCCGCAGCGTGCGGTGGGCGTGCACTGGTTGTGCAGCAGCCATGCACTGGCCACAACCCGCTGCGCGACATGGAGCGTAGCCGGTCGTCGAGGTGCTCCGGCGCGAAGTTGTCATATTCGCGGATTGGCCTGACGGGGGAATTGGCAAGGCCTCATAATGACCCCACGTCACAAATACCGAATGTGTTTCCGCATTTCCTGGATAAATGTTCGATCATGCCGGGGTGAGAGGTCCCCGGCGGCCGGAACCGCGCCGGCGTCACACCGCGTGAGCACCGGAGTCACGGGGGTGTCGTACGCGCGGTGCCACCGGATGGTTGCGGGCACGGCTCGAAGGTCACGCTCCCGGGTGGTGCGTCCGGCGAACCCTGCCCCTGGCCCGGCCGACCGGACTAGGCTCGCCCCCACCACATCCTCCCGGGAGTCAACGCCATGTCAGGGCCTCAGCGTGAACAGAACGCAGCCGCCGCCCTGTTCGAGCGTGAGCTTGAACTTGAGACAGCGGAACAGGCGGTGCACCGCCTGTGCGGGCACGTGAGTGAAGGGAGGAGCCGGCTCGGCGGACTTCTGCTCTACAGCGGCGAAGCGGGCCTGGGGAAAACGTCGTTGCTCTCCGAACTGCGCCGCATCGCCACCGAGACGGAGCGCTGCACCGTGCTCTTCGCGCGCGGCAGCGAGTCCTCGCGTTCCGTGCCGTTCAACGTCGTGCGCCAGCTCCTCCAGCCGGCCCTCGCCCCGATGACCACGGCGGCCCGGCAGGACCTGCTCAGCGGCTGGTACGACATCGCCGGCCCCGCGCTCGGCATCTCGCCGCCCAGCGGCCCGCAGGACCCACAGGGCGTGCGCGACGGACTCGACTGGCTGGTCACCCAACTCGCCATGAAGGGCGACCCCGTGGTCGTCATCATCGACGACGTCCACTGGTCGGACGCCGAGTCGCTGGCGTGGCTCACCTCCTACGCCGTGCGGCTGCGCGAGATGCCGCTGCTGGTCGCCCTCTCCTACCGCCCGCACGAACTGCCCGACCACACCCCGGCCTTCCGCGACCTCGTCGAAGGCCGCAGCGTGCGCCCCGTCGAGCTGCGCGCCCTCACGCCCGACGCGGTCGCCGGCCTGGTGCACTCGGCCTTCGACGGCAAGGCGGACGCCCCGTTCTGCCGCGAGGTCTGGGCCGTCACCGGCGGCAATCCCTACGAGGCCGTGGAGTTGATCGCCAAGGCCCGGGAGCGCGACCTCAAGCCGCTGGAGGAGTCCGCCGCCCTCCTGCGGGAGCTGGGCGCCGCCGCCCGGGGCAGCGGCCTCGTGGCCCGCCTGGACAGCCTGGGCAACGCCGTCACCCGGTTCGCCTTCGCCGCCGCGGTCCTCGGCACGGAGATCTCGCCCACCCTCGCCGCGAACCTCGCGGGCATGGGCCCGGCGCAGGGCGCCGACTGCGCGGACAAGCTGCGCAAGGCCCGTATCCTCACCGGCGTCCACCAGCTGGAGTTCGTGCACCCGCTGATCGCCACCGCGGTCTACAGCGCGATCCCCGCGGCCACCCGCACCGCGATGCACGGCCAGGCCGCGTGGGCGGTCTCCGAGGCGGGCCAGGGCGCCGCCGTGGCCTCCCGCCATCTGCTGGAGGTCCACCCCGACCACGACCCCGAGCTGGTCGAACAGCTGCGGGTGGCGTCCCGCGAGCACCTCGCCGTCGGCGCCCCGGACGCGGCCCGCCGCTGTCTGGAGCGCGCCCTGCGGGAGCCACCGCCCGAGGAGGAGCGCGCCTCCGTCCTCTACGAGCTGGCCTGCTCCACCCTGCTCACCTCGCCGTCCACCACCATCAACCACCTCAAGTCCGCCCTGGCCCTGCCGCACCTCACCGAGGAGCTGCGCGTGGACGCCACCTACCGCCTCTCCCAGGTGTACGCGCACAACAACCAGCTCAAGGAGGCCGCCGAGGTCCTCTCGGTGCAGGCGGCCCGCACCCCGCCGGGCGCGGGGCGGATGCGGCTCCAGGCCGCCCACTATCTGTGGAAGGGCATCCAGTCCGAGGAGGTGGACGCGCCCGCCAGGTCCCGGCGGATCTCCGAGCTCGCCGACCACCTGCGGGGCCGGGACGACGCCGAGCGGGCCCTGCTCGCCATCCGCGCCTTCGACGGCGTGATCCGCGGCGAGGACGCCGTGCAGGTGCTCGACCGGATCGAGCGCGCGCTGGTGGACGGCCGGCTGGCCCACGGCATGAGCTGGACCAACACCGAGTGGGGCTTCGAACTCCCCAGCATCGTCGGCATCAGCTTCCTCTACACCGACCGGCTCGACCGCGCCAAGGAGCTGTTCGAGGAGGCCATCCGAGCCTTCGAGATCTCCGGCTGGAGCGGCATCCACCTCGCCTTCGCCCATGACTTCCTCGGCTACGCCTACCGTCGCCTCGGTGAGCTCGACAAGGCCGAGAAGCTGCTGCGCGAAGGGCTGCGGCTGGCCTACCGGCTGGGTCCCGGGCTGCCCATCCAGTGGGACGGCACCTGCATGCTCATCGACACGCTGCTCGCCCGCGGCGATGTGGCGGAGGCGCAGGTCGTCGCCGAGGAGAACGGCTTCCGCCCGCCCTACACCCCGGCGGTCGTGCTGCCCGACGCCATGTGCCTCGCCGGACGCCTGATGCTCGCCCAGGGGCGGCGGAAGGAGGCCGTCGCCGAGCTGGAGGCGGCCGGGCGCAGACTGGAGGAGCGCGGACGGCACAACACCGTCTGGGCACCCTGGGCACTCGATCTGGCCGTCGCGGTCGCGCCCGACGACCCGGAGCGCGCCCGCACCCTCTCGGGCCAGGCCGTGCGGAACGCCGCCCGGTTCGGCACCGACTCCGCGCTCGGTGAGGCGCTGCGCATGGCGGCCAAGGTCGCGGAGCCGGAGGACGCCCTGAAGATGCTCGACCAGTCCGTGGGGCACCTGCGCAAGTCCCCGTGCAAGTACGAGTTCGCGGCCGCCCTGGTCGACCACGGCGTCGCCCTGAACGGTGCCGGCCGTACGGCCGAGGCCGAGGAGCGGCTGCGCGAGGGCCGGGAGGTCGCCGAGTTCTGCGGTGCGCACGGTCTGGTCAGGACCGTCCGTTCGCTGCTGCCCGAGGCCGTGTGCGGGGAGGCCGAGCCGGCGGGCTGACGGGCGGGCCGCGCGGGCCCGCGGCACTCAGGAGGCGCGGCGGCCGGTCTTCTTGGCCGCGGTCTTCTTGGTGCTCTTGGCCGTGGTGCTCCTGGCCGTTGTCTTCTTCGCCGTGGAGGACGAGTTCTTCGCCGTGGAGGACGAGGACGAGGTCTTCCTGGCCGCCGCGCTCTTCTTGGGCGCGGCGGTCTTCTTGCCGGTTCCGCGCGCAGCCTTCGCCGCCGGCGCCTTCCTCCCGGCCGCCGGCTCCGAGGGCTTCTTCCCCGCGGAGTCGATGGACGCCTGGAGGGCGGCCATCAGGTCGATGACGTTGTCGGGCGCGGGAGCCGTCTCCTTGCGGGGCACGGGGCGGTCGGACAGGTGCGCGTCGATCAGCTCGCGGAGGGCGACCTCGTACTCGTCCTCCTGCTCCGCCAGGTCGAAGTCCTCGGAGAGCGTGTCCATCAGGCTCGTGGCCATCTTCAGCTCCTGCGGACGCACGGTGACCGAGGCCGGCGGGGCCAGGTCGCCGCTGTCGCGGACCTCGTCGGGCCAGTACATGGTGTGCAGGGTCAGCAGGTCGCCGTGGACGCGCAGCAGGGCCAGCGACTCCCGGGTGCGCAGCGCGATCTTGGTGACGGCCACCCGGTCCGTCTGCTTCAGGGTCTCCCTCAGCAGGACGTACGGCTTGTTCGCCGCCGCGCTCTCCGGCGCCAGGTAGTACGAGCTCGCCAGCTGGAGCGGGTCGATGCGGTCCGAGTCGACGAAGGCCAGGACGTCGATGAGCTTCTTGCTGGGCAGCGGCAGCCCCGCCAGCTCGTCCTGGGTGACGACCGCGGTGTGGCCCTCGTCGTCCTCGAAGCCCTTGGCGATGTGCTCGTAGTCGATCTGCTCACCGCACACGTCGCAGACGCGCTTGAGGTGGATCCGGCCGCCGTCCTTGTCGTGGACCTGGTGCAGCCGGACGCCGTGCTCCTGGGTCGCGGCGTACAGCCGGACCGGCACGGACACCAGTCCGAAGCCGATCGCACCTTTCCACATCGTTCGCATAGTTTGTTCCCTCCACGGGGAATTCCTACCTTATGCCCGCATCCTCGGACCGGCAGGCGGTGGAGATCGAGGGGCACCGGTTGTCCCTCTCCCACCTCGACCGGGTGCTGTTCCCCGCCTCGGGCCACACCAAGGCGCAGGTGCTGCACTACTACGCCCGGGTCGCCGGGGTGCTGCTGCCGCACGCCACCGGCCGGCCCGCCTCCTTCGTGCGTGCCCCGGAGGGCCTCACGGGCCAGAGCTGGGTGGCCAAGAACCCGCCGGGCGGGGTGCCCGGCTGGGTGTCCGTGGTGCCGGTCGAGCACCGGGAGGGCGTCACCGAGCAGGTCGTGATCGACTCCGCCGCCGCCCTGATCGCCATGGCGAACCTCGGGGCGTACGAGGTGCACGTCCCGCAGTGGACGGCCGCGGCCGGGCCCGACGCGCACGACCGCCTCGTCCTCGACCTGGACCCGGGGCCCGGCGCCGACCTGGTGCTGTGCTGCCGGGTCGCGCAGCGGCTGCGCCAGCTCCTGGACGACGACGGCCTGACCGCCCACGCCGTCGTCTCCGGCTCCAAGGGTCTCCACCTCTACGCCGCCCTGTGCCCCACACCCGGCCGGGCGGCCTCCGCCTACGCCAAGGAGCTGGCCGGCCGGATGCAGGGGGAGCACCCGGGGCTGGTGGTGGCCTCCATGGCACGCGCGGCCCGCCGGGGGAAGGTGTTCATCGACTGGTCGCAGAACGCGAGCGCCAAGACCACGGCCGCGCCCTACACCGTCCGGCTGCGCGACCGCCCGGGCGTCGCCGCCCCGGTCGGCTGGGACGAGATCGCCGCCTGCGCGGACCCCGGGGAGCTCGCCTTCACCCCGGAGGAGGTGCTCGACCGGGTCGCCGCCCACGGTGACCTGCTGGCGCCGCTCACCGGGGACGACACCCGCCGTCCGCTGCCCTGAGCGGGCGGCCGGCGCCTCACAGCCGGGTCAGGTCGGGGCGCAGCCGGTGCCAGGTCGGGTGGCGCAGATGGCCCGCCGGGGTCCAGCCGGAGAAGGTGACCTCGGCGATGAGCCGGGGCTCGACCCAGTGCGCGCCCGCCACCCCCGTGGGCCCCGCGAAGGGTGACTCCGGGCGGGCCAGGACCTCCAGATAGCGGGCGAGGTCGCGCCGCTCGCGCTCGGACAGCCCCGAGCCGACGGAGCCGGTGAAGCGCAGGCCGCCCGGCTCGTCCAGGCCGGTGAGGAACGCCCCGGGCAGCCCGGTCAGCATGCCCCGGCCCTCGGCCCAGCCGCCGATGACCACATCGATGGTCGTCACATGCTTCGTCTTGCGCCACTCGGGTGAGCGGACGCCCGGGAGGTAGAGGGAGGAGAGCCGTTTCGCCAGCACGCCCTCGAAGCCGTCCTTGAGGGTGGCGTCCCAGGCCCGCCGGCCGTGCCCCTCCATGTAGGCGGGCACCGACCAGTGCGTACCGCCCAGGCGGAGCCCGGCCAGGACGGACCGGCGGTCCCGGTAGGGCAGCTTGAGCAGCGACCGGTCGTCGAGGTGCATGATGTCGAAGACCATCAGGTGGACGGGGTACTCCATCGCCAGCTGGGCGGCGCGGCGCGGGTTCAGCACGTTCATGCGGCGCTGGAGCAGCCCGAAGTCGGGCCGCCCCTGGGTGTCGAGGACGACGACCTCGCCGTCCAGCACGGCCGCGTGGCGGCGGAACCGCTCGCCGAGCGCCCGGAGCTCCGGGTAGGTCGCGGTGGCGTCGTTGCCCGTCCGGGTGGTGAGGCGGACGGTGCCGTCGCCGGGCGCGGTGACGACGCAGCGTACGCCGTCCCACTTGACCTCGAACGCCCACGCCGCCTCGTCCCCCGGGGCGGGCAGCGGGCCGGGGGTGGCGAGCATCGGCTGGATCACGGGGATCGTGGCGTGGCCCATGTCTCCGATGATCAGGGGGAGCCCGGCCGCCCGCAGGTCGGCGCCGCCGGCCGGTGGCTCAGCGGGAGCGGGTCCACTCCAGGAGCTCGTCGGCCGTCCAGGTGGTGACGATCCGCTCCGCGGGCACCCCGCACTCCTCGGCCCGGGCGCAGCCGTGGATCTGCCAGTCGAGCTGGCCGGGGGCGTGCGCGTCGCTGTCGATCGAGAACAGCACGCCCGCGTCGAGGGCCTCGTGGATCAGCCGGCGCGGCGGGTCGAGGCGCTCCGGGCGGCTGTTGATCTCCACGGCGGTGCCGAAGCGGGCGCACGCGGCGAAGACCAGCGGCGCGTCGAACTCCGACTCGGGGCGTCCCTTGCCGCCCAGCAGCCGCCCGGTGCAGTGCCCGAGGACGTCGACGAGCGGGTTGGCGACGGCCGCGACCAGCCGGCGGGTCATGGCCTCCGCGTCCATCCGCAGCTTGGAGTGGACGGAGGCGACGACGACGTCCAGCTCCTCCAGCAGCTCCGGCTCCTGGTCGAGCGACCCGTCGGCGAGGATGTCGCACTCGATGCCCGTCAGCAGCCGGAAGCCGCCGCCCCCGGCCGCCAGCAGCTCGTTGACCTCGGCGACGACGGCGAGTTGCGCGCGCAGCCGCTCGGGGGAGAGGCCGCGGGCGATCGTCAGCCGGGGTGAGTGGTCGGTGAGCACCGCCCACTCGTGCCCGAGGGCGCGGGCGGTACGGGCCATGGCCTCGATCGGGCTGCCGCCGTCGGACCAGTCGGAGTGCAGGTGGCAGTCGCCGCGCAGTGCCGCGCGCAGGGTCTCGCCGCCCTCCGTGAGCGGCCCTGCGGCCTCCTCCTCCAGCCGCGCCAGATAGC from Streptomyces albireticuli carries:
- the ligD gene encoding non-homologous end-joining DNA ligase yields the protein MGHATIPVIQPMLATPGPLPAPGDEAAWAFEVKWDGVRCVVTAPGDGTVRLTTRTGNDATATYPELRALGERFRRHAAVLDGEVVVLDTQGRPDFGLLQRRMNVLNPRRAAQLAMEYPVHLMVFDIMHLDDRSLLKLPYRDRRSVLAGLRLGGTHWSVPAYMEGHGRRAWDATLKDGFEGVLAKRLSSLYLPGVRSPEWRKTKHVTTIDVVIGGWAEGRGMLTGLPGAFLTGLDEPGGLRFTGSVGSGLSERERRDLARYLEVLARPESPFAGPTGVAGAHWVEPRLIAEVTFSGWTPAGHLRHPTWHRLRPDLTRL
- the ligD gene encoding non-homologous end-joining DNA ligase, with the protein product MPASSDRQAVEIEGHRLSLSHLDRVLFPASGHTKAQVLHYYARVAGVLLPHATGRPASFVRAPEGLTGQSWVAKNPPGGVPGWVSVVPVEHREGVTEQVVIDSAAALIAMANLGAYEVHVPQWTAAAGPDAHDRLVLDLDPGPGADLVLCCRVAQRLRQLLDDDGLTAHAVVSGSKGLHLYAALCPTPGRAASAYAKELAGRMQGEHPGLVVASMARAARRGKVFIDWSQNASAKTTAAPYTVRLRDRPGVAAPVGWDEIAACADPGELAFTPEEVLDRVAAHGDLLAPLTGDDTRRPLP
- a CDS encoding roadblock/LC7 domain-containing protein — translated: MDWMLKDLATGVPQTRHVIVLSSDGLRMAQHGTDPDVADRLAAACAGLQSLSAAIAAEFPNPRGDGQMRLVVIEVDGGFFYLMAAGAGAYLAVLADDDVDAELMGLRMRDLVARIGSHLTSPPRVGGPVT
- a CDS encoding sensor histidine kinase, encoding MVGTGSSDRRRPVSALIWLISPLVLAVCTGTAVVAVTPEARVPVGWCGSSATVAVALAASEAARRGRVITTLRRRCAEQETALRYRLDEHEAETFRLARELLPRAVRLLKRGEPTEVILRHTLPTHDLEPGYAAAHRSVLKSVIEAVQAEESMRDSAQRAFVNIARRVQAIVHQQAYDIREMEHKHGNDPDVFGDLLHLDHGNALTGRLADSIAVLGGSRPGRQWKNEIPLYNVLRGAMSRILEYRRVDLHSVADVAVVGPAVEPVIHALAELLDNATRYSPPQTRVHLTAVDIQSGIAVEIEDAGVGLTDEARRRTDRVLSKESELDLDDLGEAPRLGLAVVARLARSYNFLVSLRPSAYGGVRAVLVIPMDLITASKHPGGDIARAPKLPPFKSKRRPGQRIPAPGPETPPPMMEHPIPPPLGDSGLPQRRRRRGPAPLPFGRAAAAQREREREQAMRTRPSVPVQPGPERDSLPEQPPKQPGMWLAAFTRGINGELPEPDPDRPNSDLSSDKEE
- a CDS encoding Ku protein; the encoded protein is MWKGAIGFGLVSVPVRLYAATQEHGVRLHQVHDKDGGRIHLKRVCDVCGEQIDYEHIAKGFEDDEGHTAVVTQDELAGLPLPSKKLIDVLAFVDSDRIDPLQLASSYYLAPESAAANKPYVLLRETLKQTDRVAVTKIALRTRESLALLRVHGDLLTLHTMYWPDEVRDSGDLAPPASVTVRPQELKMATSLMDTLSEDFDLAEQEDEYEVALRELIDAHLSDRPVPRKETAPAPDNVIDLMAALQASIDSAGKKPSEPAAGRKAPAAKAARGTGKKTAAPKKSAAARKTSSSSSTAKNSSSTAKKTTARSTTAKSTKKTAAKKTGRRAS
- a CDS encoding DUF742 domain-containing protein, with the translated sequence MNGAGPDPATAPGSPDRLYILTGGQDRAEQRRTELDLVTLIVSRTESEAGLQPEHAAIVRMCHYPLSVAEISAYLELPVSTLTQLLTELLAGRQVEARPPVPAAALPDVRLLEAVMNGLQKL
- a CDS encoding ATP-binding protein; the encoded protein is MSGPQREQNAAAALFERELELETAEQAVHRLCGHVSEGRSRLGGLLLYSGEAGLGKTSLLSELRRIATETERCTVLFARGSESSRSVPFNVVRQLLQPALAPMTTAARQDLLSGWYDIAGPALGISPPSGPQDPQGVRDGLDWLVTQLAMKGDPVVVIIDDVHWSDAESLAWLTSYAVRLREMPLLVALSYRPHELPDHTPAFRDLVEGRSVRPVELRALTPDAVAGLVHSAFDGKADAPFCREVWAVTGGNPYEAVELIAKARERDLKPLEESAALLRELGAAARGSGLVARLDSLGNAVTRFAFAAAVLGTEISPTLAANLAGMGPAQGADCADKLRKARILTGVHQLEFVHPLIATAVYSAIPAATRTAMHGQAAWAVSEAGQGAAVASRHLLEVHPDHDPELVEQLRVASREHLAVGAPDAARRCLERALREPPPEEERASVLYELACSTLLTSPSTTINHLKSALALPHLTEELRVDATYRLSQVYAHNNQLKEAAEVLSVQAARTPPGAGRMRLQAAHYLWKGIQSEEVDAPARSRRISELADHLRGRDDAERALLAIRAFDGVIRGEDAVQVLDRIERALVDGRLAHGMSWTNTEWGFELPSIVGISFLYTDRLDRAKELFEEAIRAFEISGWSGIHLAFAHDFLGYAYRRLGELDKAEKLLREGLRLAYRLGPGLPIQWDGTCMLIDTLLARGDVAEAQVVAEENGFRPPYTPAVVLPDAMCLAGRLMLAQGRRKEAVAELEAAGRRLEERGRHNTVWAPWALDLAVAVAPDDPERARTLSGQAVRNAARFGTDSALGEALRMAAKVAEPEDALKMLDQSVGHLRKSPCKYEFAAALVDHGVALNGAGRTAEAEERLREGREVAEFCGAHGLVRTVRSLLPEAVCGEAEPAG
- a CDS encoding PHP domain-containing protein; the protein is MDPLDALDRIAFLLERTQAPTYRVKAFRTAADVISALPAAELRRRAASGTLTREKGIGPKTAAVVAEALAGAVPGYLARLEEEAAGPLTEGGETLRAALRGDCHLHSDWSDGGSPIEAMARTARALGHEWAVLTDHSPRLTIARGLSPERLRAQLAVVAEVNELLAAGGGGFRLLTGIECDILADGSLDQEPELLEELDVVVASVHSKLRMDAEAMTRRLVAAVANPLVDVLGHCTGRLLGGKGRPESEFDAPLVFAACARFGTAVEINSRPERLDPPRRLIHEALDAGVLFSIDSDAHAPGQLDWQIHGCARAEECGVPAERIVTTWTADELLEWTRSR